Proteins found in one Arachis stenosperma cultivar V10309 chromosome 8, arast.V10309.gnm1.PFL2, whole genome shotgun sequence genomic segment:
- the LOC130945192 gene encoding G-type lectin S-receptor-like serine/threonine-protein kinase SD2-5 produces the protein MMRNHWSFFQIMGTLVLLVIMLLCEVCLGGVQFVGKVYPGSIKGAQMNWVDKDGKFLASSSGKFTFGFDTTADDNTKFLVVIVHVNSNTLIWTANRAVPVVNTDEFEFDEEGNVVLNKGETVVWSTNTSGKGVSSMELQDNGNLVLLGKDNTTIIWQSFNYPTNTLLQGQNFTEGMKLISDPSPNNLTYSLEFNSGDVKLYAGFKTPQPYWSTQSDNRMIINQNGGVVALATLAEKSWRFYDKTRALLRQFIFVNLSGNNGTWVAVLGSNGLITFFDLEAGGSNSPSQATIPQGSCNTPETCDPYSICTGNNKCNCPSVLPCKPGFDSACSDKSITLMKGDDGLNYVALQFLKPFSKTNLEGCQKSCNGNCSCLAMFFHLSSGNCFLLDDIGSFQKPGTDSGYVSYIKISSDGRGSSNGGSGGGSSNKHTIVTVIIVIVTLLVISCLIFVGIRCYRRKPNVPESQEENSEEDNFLENLTGMPIRYSYKDLEAATNHFSVKLGQGGFGSVYKGVLPDRTQVAVKQLEGIGQGKKEFRAEVSIIGSIHHLHLVKLRGFCVEGTHRLLAYEYMANGSLDKWIFKKNNGEFRLDWDTRFNIALGTAKGLAYLHEDCDSKIIHCDIKPENVLLDYHFMAKVSDFGLAKLMNREQSHVFTTLRGTRGYLAPEWITNYAISEKSDVYSYGMVLLEIIAGRKNYDPSETSEKSHFPSYAMKMMEEGKLREILDSELKEDVNDERVHIAIKVALWCIQEDMAMRPSMTKVVQMLEGLCTVPKPPTSSANLGSRLFTNVFSLSEGATTSSGPSDCNSDAYLSAVRLSGPR, from the coding sequence ATGATGAGAAATCATTGGTCTTTCTTTCAAATTATGGGTACCTTGGTGTTATTGGTTATCATGCTTTTGTGTGAAGTGTGTTTAGGAGGTGTCCAATTTGTTGGTAAGGTGTATCCAGGATCCATCAAAGGTGCTCAAATGAACTGGGTTGATAAGGATGGCAAGTTCCTTGCATCAAGCAGTGGGAAATTCACCTTTGGATTTGACACCACTGCTGATGATAATACAAAGTTCCTAGTAGTGATTGTTCATGTGAATAGCAACACTCTGATCTGGACTGCGAATCGAGCAGTCCCTGTTGTAAATACTGACGAATTTGAGTTTGATGAAGAGGGAAATGTCGTCTTGAATAAGGGTGAAACAGTTGTGTGGTCTACAAACACAAGTGGCAAGGGGGTTTCTTCAATGGAATTGCAAGACAATGGAAATTTGGTGTTGCTTGGAAAGGATAATACAACAATTATATGGCAGAGTTTCAATTATCCAACAAATACATTGTTGCAAGGACAGAACTTCACAGAGGGAATGAAACTAATCAGTGATCCTAGCCCCAACAACTTGACCTATTCTCTTGAGTTCAATTCAGGAGATGTCAAACTCTATGCTGGTTTCAAGACTCCTCAGCCTTATTGGTCTACGCAGAGTGATAATCGCATGATCATCAATCAAAATGGCGGTGTGGTGGCTTTGGCAACGCTTGCCGAAAAGTCGTGGAGGTTCTATGACAAGACCAGGGCTCTTTTGCGGCAATTCATTTTTGTTAATCTTTCAGGTAATAATGGCACTTGGGTTGCTGTCTTGGGTTCAAATGGGTTAATCACTTTCTTTGATCTTGAAGCTGGAGGATCGAATTCGCCTTCCCAGGCGACAATACCACAAGGATCTTGCAATACGCCTGAAACTTGTGATCCATATAGCATCTGCACAGGGAACAATAAGTGTAACTGCCCTTCTGTTCTGCCTTGCAAGCCAGGTTTCGACTCTGCCTGCAGCGATAAATCCATCACTTTGATGAAAGGTGATGATGGACTCAATTACGTTGCGCTCCAATTTCTTAAGCCGTTTTCGAAGACCAATTTGGAAGGTTGCCAAAAATCTTGCAACGGAAATTGCTCATGCCTTGCCATGTTCTTCCACCTTAGTTCAGGAAACTGTTTCCTATTGGATGACATAGGTAGTTTTCAGAAACCTGGCACTGATTCTGGTTATGTTTCTTACATCAAAATCTCTAGTGATGGAAGAGGTAGTAGCAATGGGGGTAGCGGAGGTGGAAGTAGCAATAAGCACACTATAGTCACAGTGATCATTGTCATAGTAACACTGCTTGTGATTTCTTGCTTGATCTTTGTGGGAATTAGGTGCTACCGGAGGAAGCCAAATGTACCCGAGTCACAAGAGGAGAATTCGGAAGAGGACAACTTCTTGGAGAATCTAACAGGTATGCCAATCCGTTACAGCTACAAGGATCTAGAAGCTGCTACAAATCACTTCTCTGTAAAGCTTGGACAAGGTGGTTTCGGCTCGGTTTACAAAGGAGTGCTACCAGATCGGACTCAAGTAGCAGTGAAGCAGTTGGAAGGTATTGGCCAAGGGAAAAAAGAGTTTAGAGCTGAAGTAAGCATCATTGGAAGCATCCATCACTTGCACTTGGTTAAGCTCAGAGGATTCTGTGTTGAAGGTACTCACAGGCTTCTTGCTTATGAGTACATGGCCAATGGATCATTGGACAAATGGATATTCAAGAAGAACAATGGTGAGTTTCGGTTGGATTGGGATACAAGGTTCAACATAGCGCTCGGCACAGCAAAAGGTCTCGCTTACCTTCACGAAGATTGCGACTCAAAGATCATCCATTGTGACATCAAGCCGGAAAATGTGCTTCTAGATTATCATTTCATGGCGAAAGTATCCGATTTTGGCCTGGCTAAGCTTATGAACCGAGAACAAAGCCATGTCTTCACAACACTAAGAGGAACTCGAGGGTACCTCGCCCCCGAGTGGATAACAAACTACGCCATATCAGAGAAGAGTGATGTTTACAGCTACGGAATGGTGCTTCTAGAGATCATCGCCGGAAGGAAGAACTATGATCCATCTGAAACCTCAGAGAAATCACATTTCCCAAGCTACGCCATGAAGATGATGGAAGAAGGGAAACTGAGGGAAATCCTTGACTCAGAGTTGAAAGAAGATGTAAATGATGAAAGGGTTCATATAGCTATAAAAGTTGCATTGTGGTGCATACAAGAAGACATGGCAATGAGGCCTTCAATGACCAAAGTAGTGCAAATGCTGGAAGGTCTTTGCACTGTTCCTAAGCCACCAACAAGTTCTGCTAACCTGGGTTCTCGCCTTTTCACCAATGTCTTCAGTCTCAGTGAAGGAGCCACAACTTCTTCAGGTCCATCAGATTGTAACAGTGATGCATATCTCTCTGCTGTTCGTCTTTCAGGACCAAGATAA